In the genome of Dromiciops gliroides isolate mDroGli1 chromosome 1, mDroGli1.pri, whole genome shotgun sequence, the window tatttatagctgctctttttgtggtggcaaggaattggaaattgagggattgcccattaattggggaatggctggacaagttgtggtatatgaatacaatggaacactattgtgctataagaaacaatgagcaggaggagttcagagaaacctggaaggacttgcattaaCTGATgacgagtgagatgagcagaatcaaaagaacattatacacagtatcatcaacattatgtgttgatcaactggcCTCATTttaatgatggaaaaggctctccaaatccagaaaaaaaaaaaaaaaggaattgtggaatatggatgctgattggaccatactatttcttttgtttttggtgctgttgtttttcttttttgaggtttttcctttttactctgattcttcttttataacataactaatgcagaaatatgtttaatgttatattatattatatataaaacacctatatcagattacctgctgtctaggggaggggggagggagaaaaatttgaaatttgaaatcttatataaacaaatgttgaaaactatctctacatgtaactggaaaataataaatacttttattaaaaaaaaaaaaagaatgatccaGGAAGAGGCTTTCCTTCTGAACCAAATTTGTATTTCTAGACCAGGAATGCTTGTTAAgtatagatataattctagcccaaaAGCTTTTTCAGAGTTTGGAAGAAAGAATTCCTGCCCTTTCCCTTAGCTAAAATTCTGGCAATGAGATACACCCCTTATGGGGTGGGTTCTAGACTATATCTTTCCATGCTATCCAAGAGCTACATCTATACATTTAGACAATCCATTTGGACATATAGAGACCTAtcttatatttgtatagcactctATATTACACATTCTAACCCTGAATCTGAGTTAGGCCTGGTCGAGAAAACCTTTGTGTGGTATGTCACTTCATTTTATATGACATTGGATTCtgaatcagaggatttgggttcaaattctggctcattTGCTTACTGCCTATGGGACCTTAggggtttccatttcttcttttttattttattttattattattaattttttttttggtgaggcaatgagggttaagtgaactttcccccagggtcacacagctagtaagtgtcaagtgtctgaggtcagatttgaactcaggtcctcctgactccagggctggtgctttatccattgtgtcacctagctgccccgtttcttcttttttaaaataaaggggattgaactagatgatctgtGAGGCCCTTCCATCCTGTGATTTTAACTCCTGAAAGAACTTTTGACCTTTTTTCACCCCCTAAATCTCTGTTCATTCATCTTGAAAACCAAAACTTTAGTTTTCTTCAGTTTTCCCTTAACTAGAGAGGAAGTAACAAGGAAAAATGCTAACACTGTAGAATTACTAACACCCAGCAACGGAAACAGAGTTGGCTCTGATGACGTCTTAGAGTTAGGGCATGTTAAGGCAAGGGTGAATaaaactcctttttttcccctccagcccCAATATGTCAGCCAGGAATAGACAATCATGCAGGAAACAGCTCGATTGCGAATGAACACAGTAGAACACATGGTTCACTGGGAGATGCTGTCCCTGAAGCAAACACAGATTGGGAACAATTCATCACAtcagtttccttcctttgttATGCTATAGCATTTCACTGGGGTTCTGGGATAAATTATGattcactttttctttacttcatgCTTCCTCCACTTCAAAAACATACGCTCCCCGTCTTATatacacaaagctagtaattacAAGTCATCTTTTGTGACTTGGTGGATGAATTTTGGGGGGTTCATTCTGCCTGGGAGTTAAAGGCTACCAGACAATATGACACATACTTAGGGCAGCCTACTACTGTCCCCATGTTGCACGTTTTCACACAAATTTCCAAAAGACCCAAATCATAAAGACATCCCTTTTCCCTTGCCTACATTCACATATAAAAGTGTTTACCTGGGAATgatctccattttttcctatttccattctttataaaataataaagacttCATTGCAGTGAAGTAGACACATTTCCCTAAAAGTAGTTTTTTCAAACAGAAATAGATGGAAGAAAAATGAGCATTAAAATTCTAAGACAGTAATAATGCTTGAATGGGGTAGTTACTTTCTACTTATAGGCAGACATTTCTCTTTTGCAGAAAGTAACTGGTTGTGGGCAATCCTGGTGAAGAATTCGGTCAGTACTTCCTTTCTGGAGCTACTTCAGCAGAAAAGGACAGCTGGTTCCTCTCTTCTATCTCAGGTAAAGTACTCTAAGACAGAGTCTCTGAGGCAAGCCTGGTCATAGACTGCCACCCAGCTGGTGGCTTTGTGAACAGAAGGGCACCCTCTGACTGCAACTCCTACCAGTTGTGTCCTCATCTTTAAGGGCCTGTGATGACAAGACAACTATGTCCTGAGTCAGTGACCAAAGCCTCAGTCACTTGAGCAGGGCAGGGAAAACTGACCCAAAACAACAAAGAATGAGTTGCTCCTAGCTTCAGGGCAGGTATGTTTTGagtcctatatattttttttctaaattatactatgtttgatttttatattacatatatttacagATTCCTCCAACCTTATGAGACATCTCTTCTAAATACAAAAAGTAAGAGTTAAATGAATTTTACAGctaaataaaacatataatacaGTGACTTCACCTGTATATGCACtcaacatttcacatctgtagctCTTCCCACATCTCTCTTACTAtcttttttaattaacagaaatttattttctcttcctctcatttctcatcttatttggaaaaaaagagaataaaaacaaatttctggtaacaaatatgcatattcaagtaaaacaaattatcTCAAAggccatatataaaaataaaactctcattctgcattctaaatccatcacctctttgtAAGGTATTATGTATTTCATCATTGGTTCTCTACAATCACGAATGGCTATAGTTTCAAGTACTGTGGTCTTATCAGGCATCCACtctataataataacagcaataacaacaatttaTATAGAcctctggcagctaggtggcagtcaAAAAAGCTCATTTTtgtgagtacaaatctggcctcatacttacaagctatgtaaccctgggtaagtcacttaatcttgtttgattcgattttttcatctggaaaatgagctggagaaggaaatggaaaactactccagtatctctaccaagaaaaccccaaatgggattataaagaatcaaacacaattgaaaacaaaacagcaacCACAACCacatgtttgcaaaatgctttacaaatattatctcaaaacCCCTATTTGATAGGTGCTGCTATTCTCAGCATTTTATACACGAAGAAATTGAAGCACatagaggtttaagtgatttctccagtaTCACACGgagaagtgtctaaggccagatttgaattccacaTCTAGTGCTCCGCTATTCACTTTGTCATCTAGcttcctccatcatcatcatcatcatcatcatcatcatcatcatcagggtAGCCACATGACATAGAGGAAAGAGAACTGACCTCAGTCAGGTAGACCTAGATTCAAGCCCAGCCTATGCCATATATGGCTAAATGATATGGGACAAGTCCTCAGCTCAACTCCCTAAGACAATAAGGTGCAGGTAAGGTTCTGACTATAGGCTAAATATTCCCTTCATGTTGCTTCTATTGGACTGTATTAATTGGCATTATACTAGGTAACCTGAGTGAGCAGAGGCATCCAGCTATGTATGGGTGGGACTAATTTGTTGGTTTTTATAGTACCTGACATCCAGTGAAGTGGCAAAACTCTGCTCTATTAGGTTCTGTCAATAGGTGAAGTCATTCTACTGATGTCTTACCATTTAGATGCTTAGCCTTACCAGCCTCCATCTCATGCGTGGTCCCATACTCCCAAAGTAGCTAAAAGGTTGCCTCAGCTTCAGGGTGGCTCAGAATCTGCCAAGTTGGGTTCTTACGCAATGTTAGTGCATTGCCAGCACCTGAGACCCTGACAGTAAGAAATATTTAAGTTATTGTAGTTCACCCTTTAACCCACTCATACCTCTGGATCAGAGAGTACTGGTAGAGTCTTAATTTGATCAGACCATTAAATCATAGAATTATACAATTTTAGAGGTACAAAGGATCTTAGATCCTCATTTAattcagccttttcattttagagGGGAAGAAGCTAAGGCTGACCTGATTGCTTAAAAGTCACATAGTAAGACTGAAATAGAGCAAGGTATAGCATGtgttagtaagtgcttactacatggaAGGCTAGAgatagaaattaaagcaaacaagagaaaccctgccctcaaggagcttatattctatgagaagaagacaaaatagaaaggAGAGCTGGAAAGAGGGGGAAGTAGTACATGGAGCATTGGGGAGAATGAGTTAAACACAGAGTTAAATGAACATTATTGGGCATCCTTGGGAAATAGGACAAGAACCTATGGTTAttcaagtgtgtgtatgtatatatgtacatgtgtgtgtatgtagataggtatatacatgtatatacgtatatatgtgtataaataaacatatatagtgTACGcggctaaaattagcctcagaaGCCCCAAATGGGCCACCTCTCCCCCAGCAGAACTGCTCTACCAGAAACCACCCCAGACATGTAAGCCTTGAGTACTACTCCTAGCCCAGGCCGGGTTCATCAGGGATGTGCATGAAAAACCTCAGGCACTCACCAACTTTCTCTACCCGGCCCCCAGCTCCTGGTGCCCGGCATGGGATTCTGCTGGCCCTGGGGGCACCAGCAAAtcagcttggtgtgtgtgggtgCCATCAGCCCGAGTTTCAAGAGGACAGATAAGGCTGGGGAGCAAGAGacttggggagaggagagctagagagaaaggagactgagagaCGCTACAGAGAAGGGCATAGTAAAGACGCTAGGAGGTAGGTTGGAAGGAGACGAAGGGGGAtgctacagagacagagatagtagCAGAGCAGTGAAAGCGAGAGGGTGGCTACAGCAGCAAGCCAGCCAGACACAGGTGAGAGACAAgcagggggcagggagaaagcTAAAACACAGTCAGGCcgtatttctctttgtatttaattctaaGTTTGTTCCATATAAATAAACCCTTTGCTGTTAAATTGAGACTTCCTAATCTTTTTTCTTGTAGTctgggagaggcagtgggggaaggggcaggcccTTACAGGTTGGGTCCCCCTATGGGGCTTAACGAACCTAGGGGAGTTTTTAAACCCCCAGGCAGGTAGGCAGCTAATAGCTTATAGAttagccagccagccagcagTTCCCAGATTAGGGTCCAGTtaagttaataatatttttacacTGAATGGCGACTGCAGCAGAATTTACGGGCCagttataattttccagttagttataatttttcagatgctAACATAGTTATAACTTTTTCAGATTAAGTAAcagttatagttaataattttttataataatgcatacatatctacatatacacacatacattttctaCATGTATTCATTGTGGAGCTGGTATTAGGTGGGAAAGGGATGAAACCTTAGATACAGAGCCTggggtttcctttctcctccaaaTAACAAAATGATCAAAAAGTTAGATGGATTTTGATCATAACTCCTAGGtgaataatatttaagggagcagttTGGTGCCCCTCTTCCTCTGAGTAGAGCAGAGTGGTGgtctcctgcttcccctcctggcaggaataaaagtctcccttggagaagggttgggggagaaaAGTCTAGATGTCTATTGTGCCTCCCTTGGAGCCACACAAGGACAGGCCTCTTGTCACATGTGGGCCTCCCtacacgtatacatacatatgtgtctatatagtacaatgctatatattatatatcacaaatatgaTATATTAATATTAGCCCATCTTATCCTTACAACTTCCTTGTGAAATAGATAATACAAGTATTGCTAaaccatttcatagatgaggaagggagaaggatgatgtagcatttattaagtgtgtattGGCATTTTGTTGTGGTTTAGTAGTTTTAAGTCATATTATTCtctctgtgaccccgtttgggtttgctggcaaagatactgaagtggtttgctgtttctttctctagctcattctacagatgaggaaactgagggcaaagtgacttgcccagagacatacaactagtaagagtctgagacaggatttgaatttaagtcttcctgactcaaggtctagaactctatccactgtgccacctatttgtcTCTTGttggcatatatatatgtgtgtgtgtgtatgtatggacatatatgtatatatgtatgtatatatggagagatAATAGAGAccacatataataaatattacatgtatcacacacacacacatacataggcatatacatactgtgatgattaaaactaaatgtgtggtcgccttattcctgtccccagtgtggggaaaactagctagggtttacttataaattagaagcattagtggggcagctaggtggcagagtggataaagcaccagccttggatacagggggacctgagttcaagtctggtgttagacacttgacacttactagctgtgtgaccctgggcaagtcacttaacccccattgccctccaaaaaaaaaaagacaacaaaaaaatagCAATTGGAGAAGcattagcaccagttttgggcattaagaatttattagtggggcagctaggtggcatagtggatagggcactggccctggagtcaggagtacttgagttcaaatctggcctcagacacttaacacttactagctgtgtgaccctgggcaagtcacttaaccccaaatgcctcacctaaaaacaaaaaaaagaatttattagtgaaaaaaaacacctgggtcagaaaaccaagaaaaagcctGTACTATCCTACGGTCCTCAGCTTTACCCACCAACAGCCTGACCTGGttcttctctctctaatcttctGCCACCATTTCCAAGTCCAAGCCACAAAGAAGAAGTTCCTGTCCCTgtgagagcagaagctccctgcaggTCTGGAAGAGAGGCGGTTCCCACACActgctctaagctaattggctagtagcatTCAAGTTCATTGATTGATGTggcttgaaggtggtccatgaatagaacgtgctgaggtcagagttcagatcctctggtgggaacaaggctttacTTCCTGATGCTGGGTTGACCTTCAGCCAAGAACTTCCTGACGCTGGGTTGACCTTCAGCCAGGTCAGGCTctctgatatagatatatagagatagagatatatatatacacacacacacacgtataagcatgtatatatgtgtgtatatgtatacatgtgtgtgtattaaaatgcttgttgagttatTGACCTGATGTGAGACAGTATGTTTTAGGAAAAAGGCCACTGGGTATGGAGTCAGGTTACTTGGCTCTGCCtatgttactttgggcaagtcacttaatcattctgggactcagtttccttatttatagaatgagaagattggattagATTGTCTCTGTGGTttgttccaactctaaatctatgattttaaggctttttcaaggttacacagctagtagttgtTAGAGATGGCATCAAATAGAAATCTGGGTTATATGTGTTATATGATGCTATAGTACACTGATTTCTGCTGTATCACATTGCCTCTCATGCAGAGGGCAATTAAGCATTTTCCCAGTGGCCTGTGGGATGACTCTTGAAAGGGGGAAAGTAGTAGAGATCATTAGCTGTCTGCTGCTCTTTGGAAACTGGCCAAACCACTCTGGAGTCATAGGCTTTAATTCAGCCTACTTTATGGattcagctaggtagtgcagtagttAGAGCCCTGGATGAGTTTGAATCTTGTTTCAAAAACTAGCTTTGtggccttaggcaaatcacttaaactctctcagcctgagggtttcctcatttgtaaaatgggtgtaataatagcactttcctcacaaggtTGTGGTGAGAATCTAATGAGAAGactatgtaaagtattttgcgaACCtgagctctatataaatgctaacttacTAATTGTTATTCTTATCACCATCAGCACCATCCGGTAGGTAAACTGTCTCTCAGCTTGAAAATCTGAAAGTGATAGGGACTGAATCTGTGATTGTATTGGCACAGAGAATTCCTAGAAGGGGAAAATACTGATGCCAATGCAGGTGAGGAACTTTTCAGCAACTTAGTTTTAGAGAGTTCTTTCAGCACTGAGTATTGAGTGATTGCCAGGATGTCtcagaaggatttgaacccaggtctttctggctctgaggccatCCTCTCTATTATGTCACATAAAATCAGTTCTAAAAGACCAGCAGCAAAAATATTCGCCTCTGTTTGTTTTCAGTAAAGTATCATGTCTCCATTAATTAGTTGTGGGAACttcttttattatattgatgTGAGGCATGTTGACAGGTGGCAGGTAGATAATGAGCTGGGCTGGGAATTGAGCaagaggaagagactgagaaggattgAAATTGGAAAACTGCATGGGGCTTCCGATGAGCTGATTGCTGCCACAAATGCCCATCTATTTGGCACTCCAGTTCCTCCAGTGATGCTGTGTGTCTGGGACTCATAGTATGTTATGATCTCAGGAGAACCCAAATTACAAAATGACGTATAGGGAAATGGAAGCATAGTACAAAATCTTACCAATAGAACTTGCATTTAAGAAATTCCATAAAGGACATTATTATGGATATATGCCCAATGTCCATTATTGTAGATATTATGACCAGAAACACTATGGTATAGTTAATAGAGAACTAGTCTTAGGAAGATCTGGGCTCCAgtttaatggctgtgtgacccagggcaagttacttaacttttcagtgctctaggaaacttACTAAGACTCCAAGCTGAAGAGAGTAGTGACTTTTATTAACAGCAGGAGTTTCTCCAGTTGGACTTCCCAATATTTATGAAATTACAGGACTTCCCTTTGATGCAGTGATATCACAACCAGCCTTCTctctcaaggagatcaaagaaagaagaaaaagatccaACATTCAAAAATGCtcatagcaatattttttttggtagtggctaagaatcAGAGTCTAAAGGAGGGGGGAACTGGTGCCCATCAGGTGGGGAGTGACTAAACAAATTGAGGCATATGAATTATTAGAACGTTGGGGGGGGGATGACAAATAGGACAATTTTAGAGTGAGGAAGATTTCTATGAAATGACATAGAATGAAGTGAGCTGAATCAAGAGATAATTTGTAATTATAACTAcactagaaagaaaaacaactcaaagATTTGAGAATTCTGTTTAATGTAATGACCACCAAAGATTCTAAAGGATTTATGAAGTATGCTACTTCTCTCTTCAGAGGTGATAGACTAGAGATGAAGAAGGTGATAATAATTTTAGACATGGTCAATATggggatttgttttatttgacagTACATATTTTAGaagtactttgtttttctttttttctatgagAGGGGGTGCTGGTAGGGAAGGGCGgatagcaaaaaaaattaataaaaaagatgaaaagaggaTTCATCATTGAGGTGTCttaaaaagagacacagagagacagcaagatagacagagaagagaatgaaggagagaaaggcaggacagctttgaaaattacatattgaatttattacagaatttaaaagaaaagcaagctgtgcATGAGAAATCTGCCATTTCATGTGTGTctctgttcatatatatatatatatatatatatatgtgtgtgtgtgtgtgtataaacatgtatatgtatatgaaaatgtgCATTTAGTGTTAAGTTCAAAATAAtcatgaataaattttaaaaaatcagttactATTCTTTTCTGCTGGGCTCCAGGAGCAGCGTGTGTAGCAGCAAGATGGGAAAGTGCCATGGGCTCCGCTTGGCCTGGAAGCTACGCAGCCACCATTGGGACCAGAAGTGGCAAGACAAGCAATACAAGAAGGCGCACTTGGGCACGGTGCTCAAGGCCAACCTCTTCAGGGATGCTTCCCACACCAAGGGGATCGTCCTGGAGAAAGCGGGTGTGGAGGCTAAGCACTCCAATTCTGCTATCAGGAAGTGTGTGAGAGTCCAGCTGATAAAAAAACGGCAAGAAAATCACCACCTTTGTTCCCAAAAAGGCTGCTTGAActttattgaggaaaataatgaagTGGCTGGCTTTGGCCAAAAGGGCCATGCTGTCGGTGATATTCCTGGAGTCTGATTCAAAGTTGTCAAAGTAGCCAATGTTTCTCTTCTGGCTTTGTACAAAGGCAAGAAAGAGAGACCAAGATCATAAAGTGATTTGTACAataaattttttcattaaaaaaaaaagtcactatccttaagatcagagaaagaacttgTCATGTAGCAAAAATGAAATATGACATATTTgtaataagttttattttttcttgcgggggggtttgcggggcaattggggttaagtgacttgcccagggtcacacagctagtaagtgttaagtgtctgaggttggatttgaacttaggtactcctgaatccagagccggtgctctatccactgcgccatctagctgcccccttttcttgctttcttaataaGAGGGTGGAATAGGagacagaagggagagaattcagaatggAACAAAAtgaagttgaatttttaaaaaatgagatacaATGGACATTTATTGGTACTCTCATGGTAAGAAAGAAATAAATCAGAAGATGGTTTCTACTCAGTTGGGTAATAgttgtgtgagggccaaaatctgatatacagagcgttatttgggtgactctcCAGAgcattggggtcccagaaatatgagggacctgttaggttccccctcccctccaaactgatcttttagatattttctcccaggccaataagaaaggaccCTTACAGCTTTAACTCACAGAAGGgttagattttattacttgggaattaattaaacaacaaaggtgaaactaataaaaatcaaagacaaggaaataggaaaatagaaatacagataaatattcttaactctaaacttaacctattcaatcttcagaccatttccaattaagctagttcaaaggaatttagggttttccgtaattaactcaccaaacatCAGTGATTTTCTGcatctcctttaccaaactgttgacttttttcatgatttcatgcatcactctcatttatctttccattttttcctctacctctcttactttattttctttttcaaaaattttaatttttaaaaaattttagacttttattttccaaatgacagTTTACAGTTGCTTGTTCCACCGAGGAAAAAAAGCCTCCTGAGACAGAGAACTAGTGCCACCACCTCAAGGGGAGAAGTCCGAGAGACCCTGTTCCGGACAAAGCCTAACGTTCCGGGAAGAACCCTCCGCCTCCCTTCAGAtagcgttcaatctttcctccccgaAAAGGGGAGGTCGTTCAAAAACTGCCtactccttctgacctcagtagcatacataacctcagagtgggccaggtgtggcccctcccaaatgagtcagctaaaaatggaaatattaatctttaccacaaataatttttatcatagttcacatttatatagttgctttatggttttcaaagatcaaacattcaaagaacaattaattctaatattcataaattattggtaaaaagtacaaaagaagggatcctaccaaattccttataTGGCATAGATATGTTTGACATATAAACCaggaagaaaactataggccaatattcctaatgaacatagatgcaaaaatcttaaatattagCTGAGACTAAAATAATATACCACAAAGATTACAATATACTATGACCAGACTTGTGTAATTTAAGTAGGGattactattatctccattttacagatgaagaaacagactcagagagctTAAGCCATGGTTCATAGGGTCATagcaggaagggatcttagaaggtCCTCAATTTACAAaggagaagactgaggcccacagaagtactgtgatttgcccaaggccattcAAGTCAGATGTGCCAGAGGTAGGTTTTGaatccaggtgttcctgactccaaggccagtggaTATCCACTTCTAGCAGATTGTCTATAGATAGTTCATGGAATAGACAAGAGTTACCCAAGATGAGAAACGGGGAGGGGGACGGGAAGCGGGGGAGACACTTGTGTGTCCTAAATCCTTC includes:
- the LOC122751934 gene encoding 40S ribosomal protein S23-like: MGKCHGLRLAWKLRSHHWDQKWQDKQYKKAHLGTVLKANLFRDASHTKGIVLEKAGVEAKHSNSAIRKCVRVQLIKKRQENHHLCSQKGCLNFIEENNEVAGFGQKGHAVGDIPGV